CTACTTatcattctttctctttttacaCCAAAATAAGAAGGAAAGGAACAAGATTCATGGGGGAGAGAGTGGGGAGGAGAGTGAGAATGTGAGTTGGTGTGAGGAAATGGGGAAGTTTAGAGGTGTATTTATAGCGGGAGATTGTAACATATGTTATATTTACCATAAATAGGGTCAAAAAACGTGTTAAATCTTAACAAAAACgtgtaaaaacaattaaaatgcaTTGAACAAAGTCAAAAAAACGTGTGTTCTTGAGGCTAGGATTAACACtagcgcgagttaactcacgcccaggttaacactagcgtgagttaactcacgccagTTTGGCCGGTGGTCAAGAACACGTTTTATGAACTTTGGTCGGTTATTCAACACTTTTATTGAGTTTTACACGTTTTGTTTTACTGTTTTTGACTGAATTTAGTGCATATGAAACCTATGCactaaataattttcaattaggcttttattcttattttttggttacatttaatttagtcctttattctaaattattttattaactttattctaaattattttattaactttattctaattttatttattaactttattctaaattagtttatttactttattctaaattagtttatttactttattctaaattatttatgcacttaaaataaatattaatttgatattattcattaaataaatacaaatataaataaaagtaaatgaactaaattaatatttattcattaaatacaaaattagaaaataaaagcaaatacaaaataaaaaggaataaataataaaattgaggcatataacaatatctcattttattaatagaattcatacaatacaataattgatacaataatttattcCAATTCACTAATTTATTCTACTTATTAATAGaattcatacaatacaataatcaACTTCTTGGGGTAAAATAGTGAGGAGCCTTCTTGGGGAAAATACATCACCAACCCTTGGGCTAAATTTAAATCTGGTTTTTTTATACCCCTACAAGAATCTTTTTCCCACGGTAAAAAGTTTGTGGAgtaaaaaaaaagcaaatttaAACTTATCATGAGGGTCGATCACTACCCCAAGTCGGCTACTCACTATTTTACCCCTAAGAAGATTGATCATTTTTGCCCccaaagagaatattgaaaaagaaagaaagaagagaaatagagggagagagtgAGGAGGGGGAGAAAGTGATATGGTGTGAGGAATTAGGGAAGTatggaggggtatttataggtggGAATGGTAGTATAGGTTGTAAACACCATTAATGTAGtcaaaaaaacgtgtaaaatagTGTTAAAAATGTGTGGATTAAATGTTGAAGAACTGACCACAGACCAAAAAACGTTTGTTCTTTAGTTCTGCACCGGCCAActggcgtgagttaactcacgttcagAATACACTAACgcaagttaagtcacgctacgtgacttaacttaggtaaaaaaaatacattagcGTATGTTAAGTCACGTAACGTGACTTAACATAGGTAAAAAATGCACTAGCACATGTTAACTTACGCAGGGGTATTTTAGACATTTATTTTGGGAAAGAGCAATATTGTTTGGTAATGAGCAAAATTCTAACATGTTTGTAAAAGAAGGTTGTTCTCAAAATTGTACAAGTTATTAGTAACCGGTGAATCTTTAGGGTTCTAAATAGAATGCAATGAGAAAATAGAGAGAATATGTATAATGCTCTTGAGGAGTACTTTAATAAAAGTAATAGACAGATTTGCCATATATTAAAGTCAACTTAGAAGAGAAAAAGATGCTAGATAAATGCAGTGGGTAAGCTCTTTCTCATTAATTAacaaactttattttctttttcttttgacttgTTAACCACTATATCCATAATCatgatcaacaaaaaaaaagagactaTATCCATAatcattttcatatttcaacCGTATTTacaaaaaaggaaaggaaaaatatGATTTGGATATTGTATTGGAATTGAACATGAAATTGCTACTATACATTTCTCATTTTCTAATAAAGTGAACATCCCCTGACCGTTGATCAACATGCTTAATCCATCTATTATGAATAACACGTGCTTTATGCTTCACCGCCGCCACTGAGTACTCACCACCACCGGCAGCTGATAAATGTGCCATATGAATCCCCTTCCCCACCGGAAGAAACACCGACTTAACAAGTCTTCGCGAGCCCCTCGCCACCACGCTCCGCCACATATAACCAGAATCCATCTTAGAAATAAAATTAGCATTCTTACATATCAATACAGAACCTTTACCACTCAACTTTGCTAACCTCAACACTCTAGTAAAATCTTTTCTCCGAGAATCAACAACCAAGAAATCTATTCCGATCAAACCATCCATCACTTCCTCCGGTTCTCCTACCAAAACCTCCGGTGACATACCAGCTTCTAACATATTTTTTGCATACTCTGATCTTGAGAGTTCATCAGGAACTATACACACGTGTCTTCCACCATTGTGACCGCTTGCTATGGATAAACCAACACTCGTTGGAATAACTCCGCCACATGACCATGTTTCCACTATAAGCTGAGCGTTCCATCCTGCCGCCATAGCTGAAACAAACTCCGCCACACCAGATTCACTGACAAGGTGATTGGTGGTTACGGCTTGAACTGTGTCTATGTATGAGTTAGTTGCTCTCTCTGGGGACCAAACAAGTTTCATGTCTTTCATGCTACTATTGCTATATATGTTTCTTTGTGTTTTATTGTGAACTTGTGTTGTGtttgtaaaattgttgttgtaGTGTGGAATGGGAAATGGGAGTTATGGAGTTATATTTATGCGTGTGTGAAGAGACAAGACCATTGACTTTTCTTCGATTTATGTGTACGTTTTCATAGTCATAGGTAGTATTGGATTACGATAGCGGTGGAATTTATTTCACTTTTCCAGAAACAGTAATGGCCGcgttttattttcatattttctcgGTGCTTTCTTCGTcaacttcttttttaatattcatACCTTTTCTGTTGGTGGTTTTGGATTTTAGTGGTGGTAGCTTCTTCATAACTTTTTCTTCTAGTTGCATTGCAATCGCAATTTAAGTCTTTGTGGACCAAGGCGGTTGAGGTGATTAGATATTGTTTACTCCTACTAAATATCCGACATGTACAAAAATATCAAACCTTAATACCtaattctattttatattttatcttatgaCTATGACtgctatttatattattttgttgtgttaattaagtttttaacccttataaatatttatacttttatttttagttcctgtaaaataaaatcatacattatagtttctataaaaaatttcatttgcatttttagtccatataaaattttccatcagcacttttagttcttataaaaaatttccatcaacagttttggtccctaaaatgcttaaggaaaatgtcacaaagactaaaaagtgtgattttattttatagggactaataACAAAACtgttaaatatttatagggattaaaaacttaattaacctatTTGTTTTATCTTGATAACAAACATTAAATTCTTACTTACTACTTGCATTTGATTATTATAGAAATACAAATTTAATCATTCCTCTAAAAAGTAAATACAGTTCAAATTTGATCGTTAAAAAAAGCAAAGTTTCACAATGTGGTCAATTTAAACAGTTTAACCATTTCAAAGAAAACATCGTAGTAGTATATTCCCTCCATCccatattataagaaaaaaaaatcatatttattaagaaaactaaaacatacagtttgtaacatagtttttgtgttatctttgaaataagttttataggaagatataaaaacaatttttattggtagttgattatagagaaaatgaaaaagagagcaaattgaatgcactttgcatttaattttttcttggaaaaaataatttttttaaaaaaacataattaaatatgataaaagttgatcttttttgcttataatatgggataaataaaataggtttttttttgcttatgatTTAGGAAGGAGGAGtatgttcaaacttcaaaaattttgacaaaaataattattttgatagaTATTAATGGAAGTTATTACTGATGGGATTGATGGCTAGCTTGAATGTAATAAGCTGGGCAAATTGGTCTGTCTTTACAACACATTCTTcgtgttaaaaagaaaaaagaaagaaagggaaaaaagaaCACGGGCCGGGGTCAATGGAGTGAGGGATGCAAGACATGACCAATAATAGTAAAACACTAAAGAAGAGAAATACTAGTCAAATGGATATCGTTTAAGATTAGTTCCAACAAGAAATAGATCTTGTCTTTGGTATTAATTATGAGGTCATAGCATTCGTAATTAATTATACCAAGAATGAATGTGGTCGAAGTCTTTGTAAAGGTGCAAGCAGTATCTTTTTTCACAAGAAACTTGATTAACTGCTTAAACCCACCACTAACCAAGCAGAGGATCCCCCTTCCGATATGGTCATTGTTTGCTTGGGTGCTACGATTAGAGTCACAATCATTCCACGAAGCCATCTTCATCACAGTCTCATCCATTATTTTAATTAACGTCACCACTTAGCTTTCATCTTAATTTTCTTTGACTTGTTCCAATGGACACGGTGCCTCTATATTTTTACTCGTATATGAAAAATACTGATGATTTTGCTTTGAGCATaagttaagaaaaattaatgtatagtcatttttttaaggagaaaattAATGCagtaacgtttttttttttttttaaagtatgtaatcaattttttctgaagtttaaaaatgaaaaatcttgTTCTTTCAATAGCAaaatttgtgaagaaaaatactaataagTGGACTGGCATGTTAAAGAATCAAATATAGTATTACTATTCTTAAtgttttactattattatttttttgaatggcaaaCTATATATATACTAGGTACACCAACATCTGAAGGAGGAAACTCTAGCCCCACAACTGGGGTAAGAGAACCAAACCAAAGGCACCAAAGAAACAAACACCCGAAAGGGAAAGACAAAAggagaaaaaacaacaacaaccaggaGCATCCATCCAACGACGAACGCCACACACCAAAGAAACACCTGCAAGGAAAAGAAGGTGCAAAGAGAGCCCACGGAGCCAGACCAGGAAGGAAGAGGCTGCGAACCCCCACAACCCCCCTAGCAACCCCAGGAAAACCACCCCCACAGAACCCTACTGATGCCAGCACAGGATGGGTTGCACCTCCCACTCATGGTAAGTGCAGGAACTAGTAGAACGCTTCGCCAAGAAACACTTCCAAGCTAAGAGTTTCGCTCTATCCACCAAAGACTCCTCTCGAAAGGTGCCACCAGAAAAAATAAGGTCGTTTCTGGATGTCTAGATGGTCCAAATAACAACATGTCAAACGATGAGTAAACCTAGCCTAACACTCTTCCCCCACCTAATCCCGTGAAGGACACTGCCGGACTAGACCCATAGGAGACACAAACTCCCACCCCAACCACCTAATTTTTAAGCTAAAAACTATTATGGGGGTTAAAATGCATTTGAaccatataattaattatttcagTCATCATCATCAGTTCATTTTGGACATAGAATTTGATGGAAATTAAACAGACTTTTTTGACCTATGTAACCCAAGTGGGAAACAAAAAATGGTGGGCTAGACATATACAAGCCGCATGCTTCATCCGTACATATAGTATGTGTTCTTTGATTGATTCTTTCACACTATAAAGCGCTAATACAACGGAGTACTGTATGAGTATTGAGTATACTATTTCTGTTTGAACTTTGCCTTGTTATTGTCTTCAGATTCAGACTTCATGTAAACGagataacttttttatttattcgaAAATAAACGAGCTAAATTAAAGAACACCTTATTTTTATCCAAATTCAATTGAAATGAGAAAATGCACCGACTGATAATGCCTGCATTTATTGACCTTATAAATGCATGCATGAGGATATGATGAATAGTTGCAAACAAGTAAAGGCAGCATTCTCtctcaaaaagaaaagtaaaggCAGCATTCGGATCCTGAAATCAATTAATTCTGGCATGCATGTAAAAAGTACTATAGGATTGTGTACATATCTGCCAGGTGTACGAATGCACGATCCTCCTAGAAAACTTTGTGTATTGACGACCATGTGGAGAATAAGGGGGAAgcaaacaagaagaaaatgaaaattttgttaaaaaaacaattaaatatcaCACTTGTTAATTACTCCACAACAGGGCCGGCCCATAGCCCGTCGAGGCTGGGCGACGACACCGGGCCTCCAATTTTTTGGGgcccaaaatatatatttttttaatatgtaagacatgaaaataatgattatatatctattaaaagcaaatttatttaatttgtacaGCTTGCTTTAGTGGCATGGCCATTTTTTGTTGAGTGTGAGGTCATGTGTTCAAGACCCACCAAagtgtgatttttaattttatttttttaaataacttatttatttttttggggcccagattttttttttttttgcatcccttataaaattaaaaccgggAATTTGTTAAGACGGCCCTGCTCCACAATAAAGgtgaaatataaatgataggtgacaactagggtacccataaaagaatggtgggtaatttaccccaaccaatacacattagccacataagcatatttttaagtggtatccatgaactatcttgaccccaccaacaaattgctcattttcattggttagtgggtaaattacccaccattcttcaaaggtaatctagaaaaaacctaaaTGGTATCATTGTTAAATTGAATTGCTACTCAAATGATAATAGTGATATTGTTATACTAAACACCTTCATCTAAGTTCATACTTGTGATCTTGAAATTATATATGCGAATTTTAAACGGTGTTTGATACTTTGtcaagatataaaataaaataaaatattggatTTGATCATTCAACTTATCAATTATTAGTTGAATTATTAGGTTGAACCAAACCACATGATTTCAAAACCGTGAAATAGACCAAGTGCATGCATGTTTGGTTCTACGGtgctaaaaattaattttacttaaCAATATGATGAATGTTGAAAGTTTTAtgtttatatacattttcatgAAAGTGAATTGAACAGGTATAAAAATCACGTTTAAACTCAAGTTATAAATCTCAAATTCAAACACGTCAATCAATTTTACACCTCAAGATCAATTATGACTACAAACACAGAACCACATAGCTAGGTGGAAAGAAACTCCCAGGGTGTTTGGCCACAATTTCTAAAAGCCAGTACAAAATTGAGAGTTGGAAGTAATTTCTAAAAGCATCTGTGTTATTTTAACACAATTTCCGACATTGTATATCTTTGAGTGTGGATATTAGTCCCAGGGAGAGAAAACGGATTTGATTTCGCTGAAATACAAAGCATGGTATACAATTTTAAGCCCAATCAAGGTTTTAACTAGAAGTTTGTTCCTCAATTGcataaattgattaaaaaagtttgaactttttttgaaataaaagtgCTTACTATTACTGAAAAATTGGCATATGCCGTTAACGGTGACGAGTCCATGGTATTCTTTAGTAAAAGGCGAAAGA
Above is a genomic segment from Medicago truncatula cultivar Jemalong A17 chromosome 5, MtrunA17r5.0-ANR, whole genome shotgun sequence containing:
- the LOC11427093 gene encoding uncharacterized protein; translation: MKDMKLVWSPERATNSYIDTVQAVTTNHLVSESGVAEFVSAMAAGWNAQLIVETWSCGGVIPTSVGLSIASGHNGGRHVCIVPDELSRSEYAKNMLEAGMSPEVLVGEPEEVMDGLIGIDFLVVDSRRKDFTRVLRLAKLSGKGSVLICKNANFISKMDSGYMWRSVVARGSRRLVKSVFLPVGKGIHMAHLSAAGGGEYSVAAVKHKARVIHNRWIKHVDQRSGDVHFIRK